DNA from Musa acuminata AAA Group cultivar baxijiao chromosome BXJ1-5, Cavendish_Baxijiao_AAA, whole genome shotgun sequence:
TCAAAATATGCATGGACCAACAAACTGGAACTTCAGTTCTCAACTCAAGTAACATATCACAGAACTTAGTTGACACTATATCACTTGCATCACCTTAAAATGTGATAACGCATATAAAACAAGGAATATTTGATCTCTTGCAGTTCATATTCGCTAATATACGCAAAAAATTCCAAAGAACCATGAAAAACACAGCCAAAGCAGAGACTGTTTGTAAGTTCTGAAACATACCAAAACCTACTTATGAGGACCTAAAGACCCAACATATATGCCAGACGTACCTTGAATTCCCTCTTCAAGCGGTCGACAATGATCTCAAGATGCAGCTCACCCATTCCTTCAATAACAGTTTGGTTTGTTTCTTCATCTCTTGAGAAGTGGAAAGATGGATCCTCTTGGGCAAGCTTAATTAAACCAATTGCCATTTTGTCAACATCTGCCTTGGTCTTGGGTTCTATTGCAACCTTAATGACAGGATCTGGAAAGTCCATTCTTTCAAGAACTATGGGCTTCTCTGGATCACAGAGTGTTTCACCTGTGATTGTATCTTTCAGTCCTGCAAGAGCGACAATATCACCAGTCAAAGCTACCTTGATATCCTCCCTACTGTTAGCATGCATCTCTAGAAGTCTtcctattctctctttctttcctttATTTGCATTGAGGACATAAGAACCTGCAGACAACTTCCCAGAATACACTCTCACGAATGTAAGAGATCCTACAAATGGATCACTCATGATCTTGAAAGCCAGTCCAGCAAATGGCTCATCATCACTAGGAGACCTTTCAATGGTCACCTCTGGGTTATCAGAATCAGAACCTTTCATCGGTGGCAAGTCAAGAGGTGAAGGAAGATAGTCCACAACAGCATCAAGCAATGGCTGAACACCTTTGTTTTTAAATGCTGATCCACATAAAACTGGGACAAAACTGCCTGATATGGTGCCTTTCCTAATTAACTGCTTCATTGTCTGCTCATCTGGCTCGATTCCTTCTAGATACTTTTCCATTACTTCATCATCTAATTCAACGATAGTCTCTATCAACTGGTTTCTGTACTCTTGAGCAATTTCTTGGAGATCAGCAGGTATGTCCTCATAGACAAATTTTGCACCAAGTTCCTCGCCTGACCAGATAATAGCTTTCATTTTCAGCAGATCTACAACTCCTTGAAATTTGTCTTCTGCACCGACAGGCAACTGAATGACTAAAGGTCTTGCGCCTAAGTTTGTAACTATCATATCCCTTGTTCGGAAAAAGTTAGCTCCAAGACGATCCATCTTGTTGACAAAACATATTCTGGGGACCCCATATTTGTCAGCTTGTCTCCAAACAGTCTCAGATTGCGGTTCCACACCAGCAACACTGTCAAACAAACATATAGCTCCATCTAATACTCTAAGAGCTCTCTCAACTTCAAGTGTAAAATCCACATGACCAGGAGTGTCAATAATATTGATCCTGTGATTGTTCCAAAAGGTGGTGGTTGCTGCTGAGGTTATAGTGATTCCCCTCTCTTGTTCCTGCTCCATCCAGTCCATTGTTGCTGTGCCCTCATGTACCTCACCAATCTTGTAATTTCTCCCAGTGTAGTATAGAACGCGCTCTGTGGTTGTAGTTTTTCCAGCATCTATGTGTGCCATGATTCCAATATTGCGGTAGTCCTTCAATGGCACTTGCCGCTTCGTTTCTGTAAGTGATAAATAAACAAGTGTTACTTGCATCTCAGTTAAATTGCTTTCAAACTATGTCCCCTGATATTCATCGTGAGGCCAATTTATGGATTGAAGCACAAGCCAAATTGGTTACACTGAGAAGCAAGAACTAAGGGGAAAAATATTGTAAGGAAGAGTGCAAAAAATCATGGCAAAAGTGTCACACAAagcatcttgatttttttatcaattttcatgTGAAGAATCTTCTGCGATGTCATTTTCCAAATTAcgttaaaaaataatgataatgcatCTCATGATTTTCGTTTGGGGCTATGAAAAAAACATAATGTTTCTATTTACAAATAGAGATCCACACATTTGGATACAAGGTTACAGCAATAGCCCTATGCATCTATGGACGAGCCCACATTAAGGCCAAGGATGACCGTTGCCCTCCTTGGCTTAGTAATTTACATGGTACCACAAGTACCCTGCCCATTTGGCCTTAAATGGAAGTCTGATTCCACATAGAAACTACCTAAGTGTTGTGTCAAAAGTTCCCCAAGTGAAACTTGCCATGCAATGTGGACCTCCTACAAACTTGGTAACCTGTGGGTTCACAAGTGAGGTGAAAGCAACACATAGCATGAGGAAGTTTTTAAGAGGATTCCTTTAGCACACGTATCTGGACTCGCATTCAACCCACACAATAATCCTCTTAATTGAgcccttctttcttttttctattgttGTATAGTAATAAATCATTCCCTTAAATAAAGAAAAATCCTTTTTTACTTGTGAGAATTGTACATTTCTCTCGTCTCCACTCTACATCCAAGTAATCCATTTTATACTACTGGAAATAAAATGGGTACTATTTCTATCTGAATTTTTAAGTTAGTATTTAATGATTTCTCAAATTGTCACCAAATTaacacatacacatatattaGCCCCCATGATACGATATCCCAGCCTTGCCCTGTGTGTCTATGTAAACTTGTTGAGTTTAAAGATAAGCCACAAAAATGGAATGATAAGCAAGGAAACTAAATATTCAAGGATTTCACAAAGGATAACCTCACTAACTAGATTCAAGAATTTACTTTGTCAGCAACAAAGTAAAGAAATAGTAGCTTCTCAAACATTTAATCAAACAGGCTCAATGCATCTAGCGCTATCACAAACACTGCCTCCAAGACTCATAACAATCTACAGATTGAAGACAGGA
Protein-coding regions in this window:
- the LOC135673708 gene encoding elongation factor G-2, chloroplastic-like; translation: MAGETMRITASATCGGLHGPRRRLLPIAPRRGLLGPNYFFTAGLRHAAASDLFGSLRLRSSPAAPALQEKCRRIPVVSMAGDETKRQVPLKDYRNIGIMAHIDAGKTTTTERVLYYTGRNYKIGEVHEGTATMDWMEQEQERGITITSAATTTFWNNHRINIIDTPGHVDFTLEVERALRVLDGAICLFDSVAGVEPQSETVWRQADKYGVPRICFVNKMDRLGANFFRTRDMIVTNLGARPLVIQLPVGAEDKFQGVVDLLKMKAIIWSGEELGAKFVYEDIPADLQEIAQEYRNQLIETIVELDDEVMEKYLEGIEPDEQTMKQLIRKGTISGSFVPVLCGSAFKNKGVQPLLDAVVDYLPSPLDLPPMKGSDSDNPEVTIERSPSDDEPFAGLAFKIMSDPFVGSLTFVRVYSGKLSAGSYVLNANKGKKERIGRLLEMHANSREDIKVALTGDIVALAGLKDTITGETLCDPEKPIVLERMDFPDPVIKVAIEPKTKADVDKMAIGLIKLAQEDPSFHFSRDEETNQTVIEGMGELHLEIIVDRLKREFKVEANVGAPQVNYRESISKISEVQYIHKKQSGGQGQFADITVRFEPLEPGSGYEFKSEIKGGAVPKEYIPGVMKGLEECISNGVLAGYPVVDVRAALVDGSYHEVDSSVLAFQLAARGAFRDGMRKAGPKLLEPIMKVEVVTPEEHLGDVIGDLNSRRGQINSFGDKPGGLKVVDALVPLAEMFQYVSTLRGMTKGRASYTMQLAQFDVVPQHIQNQLSAKQEAVSA